In a single window of the Streptacidiphilus sp. P02-A3a genome:
- a CDS encoding carbon-nitrogen hydrolase family protein, with amino-acid sequence MRALTVTAAQAGCVPLDIPANVATAAELLRAAADQGADLVVLPELFLTGYELPGIVADPAAHTLAPTDPRLDPLAAACARTRTAVVVGAPTRDADTGELHISALVLDREGRFAAQYDKQHATPTERATGFAPGSRGCTVVLDGWRLGLGICWDLGFPEHSRAAALDGCDAYLVGAMLGQGGGARQRAAVLPARAFDNTNYAVLANHSGPSGPYQGCGGSAVWGPDGVLLADAGTADPGLATVRLDPAALAAAREREPVLVDPSLTAPRRARAGHTLG; translated from the coding sequence ATGCGAGCCCTCACCGTCACCGCCGCCCAGGCCGGCTGCGTTCCGCTGGACATCCCCGCCAACGTCGCCACCGCCGCCGAGCTGCTGCGGGCCGCGGCCGACCAGGGGGCGGACCTGGTGGTCCTGCCGGAGCTGTTCCTCACCGGCTACGAGCTGCCCGGCATCGTCGCCGACCCGGCCGCGCACACGCTGGCCCCGACCGACCCCAGGCTGGACCCGCTCGCCGCCGCCTGTGCGCGGACCCGGACCGCCGTCGTGGTCGGCGCGCCCACCCGCGACGCGGACACCGGTGAGCTGCACATCTCCGCCCTGGTGCTGGACCGGGAGGGGCGGTTCGCGGCCCAGTACGACAAGCAGCACGCGACCCCCACCGAGCGGGCCACCGGTTTCGCGCCCGGCAGCCGGGGCTGCACCGTGGTCCTGGACGGCTGGCGGCTCGGCCTCGGCATCTGCTGGGACCTGGGCTTCCCCGAGCACTCCCGGGCCGCCGCGCTGGACGGCTGCGACGCCTACCTGGTCGGTGCGATGCTCGGCCAGGGCGGCGGGGCCCGGCAACGGGCCGCGGTCCTTCCGGCGCGGGCGTTCGACAACACCAACTACGCGGTGCTGGCGAACCACAGCGGTCCGTCGGGCCCCTACCAGGGCTGTGGCGGCAGCGCCGTCTGGGGACCGGACGGCGTCCTGCTCGCGGACGCCGGTACCGCGGACCCGGGCCTGGCCACGGTGCGGCTCGACCCGGCGGCGCTGGCGGCCGCCCGCGAGCGGGAACCGGTGCTGGTCGATCCGTCGCTGACCGCCCCCCGGCGTGCGCGCGCCGGTCACACGCTCGGCTGA
- a CDS encoding lysine N(6)-hydroxylase/L-ornithine N(5)-oxygenase family protein translates to MDLTPVPAPADPGYDLVGVGIGPFNLSLAALADGVPGLRSLFLDAKPEFSWHPGLLLDGARMQVPFLADLVSLVEPRSRWSFLSYLRAHDRLFPFYFSERTHLTRREYQHYCQWVSQGLGNCRFGSLVRTVTWDGRARVFRVTLPDGRTVATRNLVLGVGTEPVVPAALAELHRDGPVHHAEDYLNVRHTLAAATDITVLGSGQSGAEVFLDLLRNRGTAPAPHLRWVTRSRAIAPMEYSKLGLEHFTPDYTRYFHALPEGVRDRLLPDQWQLYKAASAETLAEIHEALYQRTLGGAPADVEILPGTEVRGARADADGRLELHCHHRQTGTVRTLRTGALVLATGYAARRPALLEPLADLVDWDGQGRYRVDLDHRVGLRPDVTAGLYVQNAELHTHGVGTPDLGLGAYRAATILNAVAGRVVHPLPARTAWTSFGPASGQPAAAPGPELVPGR, encoded by the coding sequence GTGGATCTCACCCCCGTCCCAGCCCCCGCCGACCCCGGGTACGACCTCGTCGGCGTCGGCATCGGCCCGTTCAACCTCTCCCTGGCGGCGCTGGCCGACGGCGTGCCGGGGCTGCGCAGCCTGTTCCTGGACGCCAAGCCGGAGTTCAGCTGGCACCCCGGGCTGCTGCTGGACGGCGCGCGGATGCAGGTCCCGTTCCTGGCGGACCTGGTCAGCCTGGTCGAACCCCGCAGCCGCTGGTCCTTCCTGTCCTACCTGCGCGCCCACGACCGGCTGTTCCCCTTCTACTTCAGTGAGCGGACGCACCTCACCCGCCGCGAGTACCAGCACTACTGCCAGTGGGTCTCGCAGGGCCTCGGCAACTGCCGTTTCGGCAGCCTGGTCCGGACCGTGACCTGGGACGGCCGGGCGCGGGTGTTCCGGGTCACGCTCCCGGACGGCCGGACCGTCGCCACCCGCAACCTCGTCCTCGGCGTCGGCACCGAGCCGGTCGTCCCGGCCGCCCTCGCCGAACTGCACCGCGACGGCCCGGTGCACCACGCCGAGGACTACCTGAACGTGCGTCACACGCTAGCCGCCGCCACTGACATCACCGTGCTCGGCTCGGGGCAGTCCGGCGCCGAGGTCTTCCTGGACCTGCTCCGCAACCGGGGGACGGCGCCCGCGCCGCACCTGCGCTGGGTCACCCGGAGCCGGGCCATCGCCCCGATGGAGTACTCCAAGCTGGGCCTGGAGCACTTCACCCCGGACTACACCCGCTACTTCCACGCCCTGCCCGAGGGCGTACGCGACCGGCTGCTGCCCGACCAGTGGCAGCTCTACAAGGCCGCCAGTGCCGAGACCCTCGCCGAGATCCACGAGGCGCTGTACCAGCGCACCCTCGGCGGCGCCCCGGCCGACGTCGAGATCCTGCCCGGAACCGAGGTCCGCGGCGCCCGGGCCGACGCCGACGGCCGGCTCGAACTGCACTGCCACCACCGGCAGACCGGAACCGTCCGCACCCTGCGCACCGGCGCGCTGGTCCTGGCCACCGGCTACGCCGCCCGCCGCCCCGCGCTGCTGGAGCCCCTCGCCGACCTGGTCGACTGGGACGGCCAGGGCCGCTACCGGGTCGACCTGGACCACCGGGTGGGGCTGCGCCCCGATGTCACCGCCGGGCTCTACGTCCAGAACGCCGAACTGCACACGCACGGAGTCGGTACCCCGGACCTCGGCCTCGGCGCGTACCGCGCCGCCACCATCCTGAACGCGGTCGCCGGGCGGGTCGTCCACCCGCTGCCCGCCCGCACCGCCTGGACCAGCTTCGGCCCCGCCAGCGGGCAACCGGCCGCCGCCCCCGGGCCGGAGCTGGTCCCCGGCCGCTGA
- a CDS encoding pyridoxal-dependent decarboxylase, with translation MQPPVAEPPPGTTPAPATPPAGAGGPGPDGGVRLDELAGGAGEALRSLVADVLDALRAGAARRGGPLPTGGPAAVAAGLAALLDPAALLPDRGDPAALGLLTEALAATAADPADPACAAHLHVPPLAVAVAADLAVCVVNPSLDSWDQAPGGVSVELATLRALAGLVGLPAAATGVFTSGGTESNLTALLLARDALPRADLTAGRLTVHCSAAAHFSVARAAAVLGLGPEAVVRVDTDRAGRMDPRVLDWSLGDARAEGRVPMCVVATAGSTDLGAIDPLRTVAAVAGRHGVRLHADAAYGGGALFSRRLAPLLDGLELADTVGLDLHKLGWQPIAAGVLLVRDPALLDPLEQRVAYLNPDDDEQAGYPSLLGRSLRTTRRPDAFKVAVTLRALGRDGLGALVDRCHQLARYAAGRISAEDRLELTAEPVLTTVLFRYLPRHGEPDQVNAALRRRLLAGGRAVVGRTDLGDGLVRLKLTLLNPHGTEADVDRLLALVLAAGAQEDQEPPS, from the coding sequence GTGCAGCCGCCCGTCGCCGAGCCGCCCCCCGGTACCACGCCGGCTCCCGCCACACCGCCCGCCGGTGCCGGGGGCCCCGGCCCGGACGGCGGAGTGCGGCTGGACGAGCTGGCCGGGGGTGCGGGCGAGGCGTTGCGTTCGCTGGTGGCCGACGTGCTCGACGCGCTGCGGGCGGGCGCCGCGCGCCGGGGCGGCCCGCTGCCCACCGGCGGTCCCGCCGCCGTCGCGGCCGGCCTCGCCGCGCTGCTCGACCCGGCCGCCCTGCTGCCCGACCGCGGCGACCCCGCCGCGCTGGGCCTGCTCACCGAGGCACTGGCGGCCACCGCCGCCGATCCGGCCGATCCGGCCTGCGCCGCGCACCTGCACGTGCCTCCGCTCGCCGTGGCCGTCGCGGCCGACCTCGCCGTCTGCGTCGTCAACCCGTCGCTGGACTCCTGGGACCAGGCCCCCGGCGGTGTCTCCGTCGAACTCGCCACGCTGCGCGCCCTGGCCGGGCTGGTCGGCCTCCCCGCCGCCGCCACCGGCGTGTTCACCAGCGGTGGCACCGAGTCCAACCTGACCGCGCTGCTGCTCGCCCGGGACGCGCTGCCGCGCGCGGACCTCACCGCCGGACGGCTCACCGTCCACTGCTCGGCCGCCGCGCACTTCTCGGTGGCCCGCGCCGCCGCCGTACTCGGCCTCGGCCCGGAGGCCGTCGTCCGGGTCGACACCGACCGGGCCGGGCGGATGGACCCGAGAGTGCTGGACTGGTCGCTCGGCGACGCGCGCGCCGAGGGCCGGGTGCCGATGTGCGTGGTCGCCACGGCGGGCAGCACCGACCTCGGGGCGATCGACCCGCTGCGCACCGTCGCCGCCGTGGCCGGCAGGCACGGCGTGCGGTTGCACGCCGACGCCGCCTACGGCGGGGGCGCACTCTTCTCCCGCCGCCTGGCGCCGCTGCTGGACGGCCTGGAGCTCGCCGACACGGTCGGTCTCGACCTGCACAAGCTCGGCTGGCAGCCGATCGCGGCCGGGGTACTGCTGGTCCGTGATCCGGCGCTGCTGGACCCGTTGGAGCAGCGCGTCGCCTACCTCAACCCCGACGACGACGAGCAGGCCGGGTACCCCTCGCTGCTCGGCCGCTCGCTGCGGACCACCCGGCGTCCGGACGCCTTCAAGGTCGCGGTCACCCTGCGCGCCCTCGGCCGGGACGGCCTGGGCGCGCTGGTCGACCGCTGCCACCAGCTGGCCCGGTACGCCGCCGGGCGGATCTCCGCCGAGGACCGGCTGGAACTGACCGCCGAACCGGTGCTGACCACGGTGCTGTTCCGCTACCTGCCCCGGCACGGTGAGCCGGACCAGGTCAACGCCGCGCTGCGGCGGCGGCTGCTGGCCGGGGGCCGGGCCGTGGTCGGGCGGACCGACCTCGGCGACGGCCTGGTCCGGCTGAAGCTCACCCTGCTCAACCCGCACGGCACCGAAGCCGACGTCGACCGCCTGCTGGCGCTGGTCCTGGCCGCAGGAGCACAAGAAGACCAGGAGCCCCCCTCGTGA
- the lexA gene encoding transcriptional repressor LexA — protein sequence MSTVENPALESLSDETPARSLAGRPPGIRTDEAGLTERQRRVIEVIRDSVQRRGYPPSMREIGQAVGLSSTSSVAHQLMALERKGFLRRDPHRPRAYEVRGMDVVRPVPESTTGRPATSYVPLIGRIAAGGPILAEQSVEDVFPLPRQLVGDGELFVLKVTGDSMVEAAICDGDWVTVRRQPVAENGDIVAAMIDGEATVKRLKREDGHIWLMPHNAAYQPIPGDNATILGKVVAVLRRL from the coding sequence TTGAGCACTGTTGAAAACCCCGCACTGGAATCCCTCTCCGACGAGACCCCGGCCCGTTCCCTGGCCGGGCGGCCACCGGGAATCCGCACCGACGAAGCCGGACTGACCGAACGCCAGCGCCGCGTCATCGAGGTGATCCGCGATTCCGTGCAGCGGCGCGGATATCCGCCGAGCATGCGGGAGATCGGCCAGGCCGTCGGCCTCTCCAGCACCTCCTCGGTGGCCCATCAGCTGATGGCCCTCGAACGCAAGGGATTCCTCCGCCGCGACCCGCACCGGCCGCGCGCCTACGAGGTACGCGGAATGGACGTCGTCCGCCCGGTGCCGGAGAGCACCACCGGCCGCCCGGCGACCTCCTATGTCCCGCTCATCGGCCGAATCGCGGCCGGCGGGCCGATCCTCGCCGAACAGTCGGTCGAGGACGTCTTCCCGCTCCCGCGCCAGCTGGTCGGCGACGGCGAGCTGTTCGTGCTCAAAGTCACCGGTGACTCCATGGTCGAGGCCGCCATCTGCGACGGCGACTGGGTCACCGTCCGCCGCCAGCCGGTCGCCGAGAACGGCGACATCGTCGCCGCGATGATCGACGGCGAGGCCACGGTGAAGCGCCTCAAGCGCGAGGACGGCCACATCTGGCTGATGCCGCACAACGCGGCCTACCAGCCGATCCCCGGCGACAACGCGACGATCCTGGGCAAGGTCGTCGCCGTGCTGCGCCGCCTCTGA
- a CDS encoding ATP-dependent DNA helicase, with protein MGGTERPGQVAMAEAVAAAVESGEQLLVQAGTGTGKSLAYLVPALAHGDRVVVATATLALQRQLVERDLPRTVDALQPLLRRRPQFAMLKGRSNYLCLHRVHEGAPSDEGEGLFDPAEALGGPSSKLGKDILRLRDWADETESGDRDDMSPGVSDRAWAQMSVSSRECLGATKCPYGGECFAEAARERAKLADVVVTNHALLAIDALEGAPVLPEHELLIVDEAHELVSRVTGIATAELTTGAVNRAVKRAAKLANEKAVDALQAAAENYHGLMEIAQPARLEELPENIGYAVAAIREACRSVITSLGEIRDKGVTDEDAVRKQARASVESIHDTADRMLEGSEYDVLWIEDRDRFGPGAASLRVAPLSVSGLLRESLYKERSVVLTSATLKLGGDFTGVALSLGLGPDGRRADDRAQEPAPAAVPADVPQWRAMDVGSPFDYPRQGILYVAKHLPPPGREPDRPAMLDELAELIQAAGGRTLGLFSSMRAAQTAAEALRDRVPGEILLQGEDTLGELIRAFSTSADSCLFGTLSLWQGVDVPGSACQLVVMDRIPFPRPDDPLMSARQRDVEQHGGNGFMAVAATHAALLMAQGAGRLIRAADDRGVVAVLDSRLATARYGGFFRSSMPDFWFTTDRNQVRRSLAAIDASAPPPRVR; from the coding sequence GTGGGCGGTACGGAACGGCCCGGGCAGGTCGCCATGGCCGAGGCCGTCGCCGCCGCCGTGGAGTCCGGCGAGCAACTGCTCGTCCAGGCCGGGACCGGCACCGGGAAGTCCCTCGCCTACCTGGTCCCGGCGCTGGCCCACGGCGACCGGGTGGTCGTCGCCACGGCCACGCTGGCGCTGCAACGGCAGCTGGTGGAGCGGGACCTGCCGCGCACCGTGGACGCCCTGCAACCGCTGCTGCGCCGCCGCCCGCAGTTCGCCATGCTCAAGGGCCGCTCCAACTACCTGTGCCTGCACCGGGTCCACGAGGGCGCGCCGAGCGACGAGGGCGAGGGCCTGTTCGATCCGGCCGAGGCGCTCGGCGGCCCGAGCAGCAAGCTCGGCAAGGACATCCTGCGGCTGCGGGACTGGGCCGACGAGACCGAGTCCGGTGACCGCGACGACATGTCGCCGGGCGTCTCCGACCGCGCCTGGGCGCAGATGTCGGTCAGCTCCCGGGAGTGCCTGGGCGCGACCAAGTGCCCGTACGGCGGCGAGTGCTTCGCCGAGGCGGCCCGCGAGCGCGCCAAGCTGGCCGACGTGGTGGTCACCAACCACGCGCTGCTGGCGATCGACGCGCTGGAGGGCGCGCCGGTACTGCCCGAGCACGAGCTGCTGATCGTGGACGAGGCGCACGAGCTGGTCTCCCGGGTCACCGGCATCGCCACCGCCGAACTCACCACCGGGGCGGTCAACCGGGCGGTCAAGCGGGCCGCCAAGCTGGCCAACGAGAAGGCGGTGGACGCGCTCCAGGCGGCGGCGGAGAACTACCACGGGCTGATGGAGATCGCTCAGCCCGCTCGGCTGGAGGAGCTGCCGGAGAACATCGGCTACGCCGTCGCCGCCATCCGCGAGGCCTGCCGCTCGGTGATCACCTCGCTCGGCGAGATCCGGGACAAGGGCGTCACCGACGAGGACGCGGTCCGCAAGCAGGCCCGGGCCTCGGTGGAGAGCATCCACGACACGGCGGACCGGATGCTGGAGGGCTCCGAGTACGACGTGCTGTGGATCGAGGACCGGGACCGCTTCGGCCCCGGCGCCGCCTCGCTGCGGGTCGCCCCGCTCAGCGTCTCCGGGCTGCTGCGGGAGAGCCTGTACAAGGAGCGCTCGGTGGTGCTCACCTCGGCCACCCTCAAGCTGGGCGGCGACTTCACCGGGGTCGCGCTCTCCCTGGGCCTCGGCCCGGACGGCCGCCGGGCCGACGACCGCGCGCAGGAGCCGGCCCCGGCCGCCGTGCCCGCGGACGTCCCGCAGTGGCGCGCCATGGACGTCGGCTCGCCGTTCGACTACCCGCGGCAGGGCATCCTCTACGTCGCCAAGCACCTGCCCCCGCCCGGCCGCGAGCCCGACCGTCCGGCGATGCTGGACGAGCTCGCCGAGCTGATCCAGGCGGCGGGCGGGCGCACGCTGGGGCTGTTCTCCTCGATGCGGGCCGCGCAGACGGCGGCCGAGGCGCTGCGCGACCGGGTCCCCGGGGAGATCCTGCTCCAGGGCGAGGACACCCTGGGTGAACTGATCCGCGCCTTCTCCACCAGCGCCGACAGCTGCCTGTTCGGGACGCTGTCGCTGTGGCAGGGCGTGGACGTCCCCGGTTCCGCCTGCCAGCTGGTGGTCATGGACCGGATTCCGTTCCCGCGCCCGGACGACCCGCTGATGAGCGCCCGGCAACGGGACGTCGAGCAGCACGGCGGCAACGGCTTCATGGCCGTCGCGGCCACCCACGCGGCGCTGCTGATGGCCCAGGGCGCGGGGCGGCTGATCCGGGCGGCCGACGACCGGGGGGTGGTCGCGGTGCTGGACTCCCGCCTCGCCACCGCCCGCTACGGCGGCTTCTTCCGCTCGTCCATGCCGGACTTCTGGTTCACCACCGACCGCAACCAGGTGCGCCGCTCGCTGGCGGCGATCGACGCCTCGGCGCCGCCGCCCCGGGTCCGCTGA
- a CDS encoding IucA/IucC family siderophore biosynthesis protein: MSTAAASGLPAQTRAVVASEPEDPLLHPDAAVAADCAGTENLLRCWVRETGLVEPPDGTLRVALGDGLTLSVPVRHWSATGWHRFGRARLGLDRGPDDNPTGGAGHPVDAVTVSALLARAAAATDPAATDGGSPRHTAELAGRVADSVRRTARFLTDRRDTPQPTPGTSPFLATEQDLLLGHPLHPTPKSREGLGEAETAAYSPELRGAYRLHWFGVHRALLAQDSALSRPSAGITADLARDLAPDLPPDTVALPLHPWQARELSHRAEVRALLDDGRLRDLGPSGPPWYPTSSVRTVYRPDSPWMLKLSLGLAITNSRRENLRKELHRGLEVHRLLEAGLGREWRAAHPRFDIVRDPAWIGVDLPVTATDDGPGGRAAALPGLDTVIRLNPFGPGDRAHCVAGLVAGTPVGSRLGALLRRLAARTGRPTATVAAEWFRRYLDAVVLPVLWLDGQAGIALEAHQQNSLVLLDAHGWPEGGRYRDNQGYYFRDSHADALRARLPGIGAQSDTFVPDAVADERFGYYLGINHLLGLIGAFGAQRLADERVLLAALRRFLSGRGAAASGSGLPELLLDAPVLRCKANLLTRLGGLDELVGPVATQSVYVDLANPLAAVDNRRTAGATR; the protein is encoded by the coding sequence GTGAGCACTGCCGCCGCCAGCGGTCTCCCCGCCCAGACCCGCGCCGTCGTCGCGTCGGAGCCCGAGGACCCGCTGCTGCACCCCGACGCCGCCGTGGCCGCCGACTGCGCCGGTACCGAGAACCTGCTCCGCTGCTGGGTCCGCGAGACCGGCCTGGTCGAGCCGCCGGACGGCACCCTGCGGGTGGCGCTCGGCGACGGGCTGACGCTCAGCGTGCCGGTCCGCCACTGGTCGGCCACCGGCTGGCACCGCTTCGGCCGGGCCCGCCTCGGCCTGGACCGCGGCCCGGACGACAATCCGACCGGCGGTGCCGGACACCCGGTGGACGCGGTCACCGTCTCCGCCCTGCTGGCCCGCGCCGCCGCCGCCACCGACCCGGCCGCCACCGACGGCGGTTCCCCCCGCCACACCGCCGAGCTCGCCGGACGCGTCGCCGACTCGGTGCGCCGCACCGCCCGCTTCCTCACCGACCGGCGGGACACGCCGCAGCCGACCCCGGGCACCAGCCCGTTCCTGGCCACCGAGCAGGACCTGCTGCTCGGCCACCCGCTGCACCCCACCCCCAAGAGCCGCGAGGGGCTCGGCGAGGCCGAGACCGCCGCCTACTCCCCGGAACTGCGGGGCGCGTACCGGCTGCACTGGTTCGGCGTCCACCGGGCGCTGCTGGCGCAGGACTCGGCGCTGTCGCGGCCGAGCGCCGGGATCACCGCCGACCTCGCCCGCGACCTCGCCCCGGATTTGCCGCCGGACACGGTGGCGCTGCCGCTGCACCCCTGGCAGGCCAGGGAACTGTCCCACCGGGCGGAGGTCCGGGCGCTGCTCGACGACGGCCGACTGCGTGACCTCGGCCCGTCCGGCCCGCCCTGGTACCCGACCTCCTCGGTCCGCACCGTCTACCGGCCCGACTCACCCTGGATGCTGAAGCTCTCACTCGGCCTGGCCATCACCAACTCCCGCCGGGAGAACCTGCGCAAGGAACTCCACCGGGGGCTCGAAGTGCACCGGCTGCTGGAGGCGGGACTCGGCCGCGAGTGGCGGGCCGCGCACCCCCGCTTCGACATCGTCCGCGACCCCGCCTGGATCGGCGTGGACCTGCCGGTCACCGCCACCGACGACGGTCCCGGCGGCCGGGCCGCGGCCCTCCCCGGCCTGGACACGGTCATCCGGCTGAACCCCTTCGGCCCCGGCGACCGCGCGCACTGCGTCGCCGGGCTGGTCGCGGGCACCCCGGTCGGCTCCCGGCTGGGCGCGCTGCTGCGCCGCCTGGCCGCGCGCACCGGTCGGCCCACGGCCACGGTCGCCGCCGAGTGGTTCCGGCGCTACCTGGACGCGGTGGTACTGCCGGTGCTCTGGCTGGACGGCCAGGCCGGTATCGCGCTGGAGGCCCACCAGCAGAACAGCCTGGTGCTGCTGGACGCGCACGGCTGGCCCGAGGGCGGTCGCTACCGCGACAACCAGGGCTACTACTTCCGTGACTCGCACGCCGACGCGCTGCGGGCCAGGCTGCCCGGCATCGGCGCACAGAGCGACACCTTCGTCCCGGACGCCGTCGCCGACGAACGCTTCGGCTACTACCTCGGGATTAACCACCTCCTCGGTCTGATCGGTGCGTTCGGTGCGCAGCGACTCGCCGACGAGCGGGTGCTGCTGGCCGCGCTGCGCCGGTTCCTGAGCGGCCGGGGCGCCGCTGCCAGCGGCTCGGGGCTGCCCGAACTGCTGCTGGACGCACCGGTGCTGCGCTGCAAGGCCAATCTGCTCACCCGGCTCGGCGGCCTGGACGAGCTGGTCGGCCCGGTCGCGACCCAGTCCGTCTACGTGGACCTCGCCAACCCCCTCGCCGCGGTGGACAACCGCCGGACCGCGGGAGCCACCCGGTGA
- a CDS encoding GNAT family N-acetyltransferase translates to MNHRPRPEGAVVPTPAPAVPAQKKPRPLLRLHGADLLDGVARWGQMDTAVGQFRLHPVRLPRDLRILVQWMNDPVVAAFWELSGPAQLTERHVLAQLDGDGRSVPCLGLLDGVPMSYWEVYRADLDPIARHYPARPHDTGLHLLLGPPQQRGRGKGGVLLRAVAERALRERHSARRVVAEPDIRNLPSIRAFLKAGFRYDRDLPLPEKHAALLIRDRC, encoded by the coding sequence GTGAACCACCGGCCCCGACCCGAGGGCGCGGTCGTCCCCACGCCCGCACCCGCCGTCCCGGCCCAGAAGAAGCCGCGGCCGCTGCTCCGGCTGCACGGCGCCGACCTGCTCGACGGCGTCGCCCGCTGGGGCCAGATGGACACCGCCGTCGGCCAGTTCCGGCTGCACCCGGTCCGACTGCCCCGGGATCTGCGGATCCTGGTCCAGTGGATGAACGACCCGGTCGTCGCCGCCTTCTGGGAACTTTCCGGACCAGCACAACTGACGGAACGTCATGTACTGGCGCAGCTCGACGGCGACGGCCGCAGCGTCCCCTGCCTGGGCCTGCTCGACGGCGTCCCGATGAGCTACTGGGAGGTCTACCGGGCCGACCTGGACCCGATCGCCCGGCACTACCCGGCCCGGCCGCACGACACCGGTCTGCACCTCCTGCTCGGGCCGCCGCAGCAGCGGGGCCGGGGCAAGGGCGGCGTGCTGCTGCGCGCCGTGGCCGAGCGCGCGCTGCGCGAGCGGCACAGCGCGCGGCGCGTGGTCGCCGAACCGGACATCCGGAACCTCCCCTCGATCCGGGCCTTCCTCAAGGCCGGATTCCGCTACGACCGGGACCTTCCACTCCCGGAGAAGCACGCCGCCCTGCTGATCCGCGACCGCTGCTGA
- the hflX gene encoding GTPase HflX, giving the protein MTSTFEARDAAEPRRAEALMDEDLAGGLGQGIGGGYRDNEYDGEQYDRSDRAALRRVSGLSTELEDVTEVEYRQLRLERVVLVGVWTDGTAEEAENSLAELAALAETAGSEVLAGVIQRRDRPDPATYIGSGKAKELRDIVLESGADTVVCDGELSPGQLIHLEDVVKVKVVDRTALILDIFAQHAKSREGKAQVSLAQMQYMLPRLRGWGASLSRQMGGGGGSSAGGGGGMATRGPGETKIETDRRRIREKMAKLRREIVDMKKGRDTKRQERKRHQVPSVAIAGYTNAGKSSLLNRLTGAGVLVENALFATLDPTVRRAETPSGRVYTLADTVGFVRHLPHHLVEAFRSTMEEVADADLILHVVDGSHPEPEAQLAAVRQVIVEVDAQKVPEIVVINKADAADPEVLQRLLRREPHAIVVSARSGQGMAELLQLIDDELPRPSVEVLALVPYTRGDLVSRAHREGEVLVEEHTGDGTLLTARVLPDLAAEFERFAVAAQTG; this is encoded by the coding sequence ATGACCTCCACGTTCGAAGCCCGCGACGCCGCCGAACCCCGCCGTGCCGAGGCACTGATGGACGAGGACCTCGCGGGAGGACTCGGACAGGGCATTGGCGGCGGATACCGCGACAACGAGTACGACGGCGAGCAGTACGACCGAAGCGACCGCGCGGCCCTGCGCCGCGTCTCCGGCCTCTCCACCGAGCTGGAGGACGTCACCGAGGTCGAGTACCGGCAGCTGCGCCTGGAACGCGTGGTCCTGGTCGGAGTCTGGACCGACGGCACGGCCGAGGAGGCGGAGAACTCCCTCGCGGAGCTCGCCGCACTGGCCGAGACGGCCGGCTCCGAGGTGCTGGCGGGCGTGATCCAGCGCCGCGACCGGCCCGACCCGGCCACCTACATCGGCTCCGGCAAGGCCAAGGAGCTCCGGGACATCGTCCTGGAGAGCGGCGCCGACACCGTGGTCTGCGACGGCGAGCTCAGCCCCGGCCAGCTGATCCACCTGGAGGACGTGGTCAAGGTCAAGGTCGTCGACCGGACGGCACTGATCCTCGACATCTTCGCCCAGCACGCCAAGTCCCGGGAGGGCAAGGCGCAGGTCTCGCTCGCCCAGATGCAGTACATGCTGCCCCGGCTCAGGGGCTGGGGCGCGTCGCTGTCCCGGCAGATGGGTGGTGGCGGCGGCTCCTCGGCGGGCGGCGGCGGTGGCATGGCCACCCGTGGCCCCGGTGAGACCAAGATCGAGACCGACCGGCGCCGGATCCGCGAGAAGATGGCGAAGCTCCGCCGGGAGATCGTGGACATGAAGAAAGGCCGCGACACCAAGCGGCAGGAGCGCAAGCGCCACCAGGTCCCGTCGGTGGCCATCGCCGGATACACCAACGCGGGCAAGTCCTCGCTGCTCAACCGGCTCACCGGAGCCGGGGTGCTGGTCGAGAACGCGCTGTTCGCCACGCTGGACCCGACCGTCCGCCGGGCGGAGACCCCCAGCGGCCGGGTGTACACCCTGGCCGACACCGTCGGCTTCGTCCGGCACCTGCCGCACCACCTGGTCGAGGCCTTCCGCTCGACCATGGAGGAGGTCGCCGACGCCGACCTGATCCTGCACGTGGTCGACGGCTCGCACCCCGAGCCCGAGGCCCAGCTCGCCGCCGTCCGCCAGGTCATCGTGGAGGTCGACGCGCAGAAGGTGCCGGAGATCGTGGTGATCAACAAGGCCGACGCGGCGGACCCGGAGGTCCTCCAGCGGCTGCTGCGCCGCGAGCCCCACGCCATCGTGGTGTCCGCCCGCAGCGGGCAGGGCATGGCCGAACTGCTCCAGCTGATCGACGACGAGCTGCCCCGGCCCTCGGTCGAGGTGCTGGCGCTGGTCCCCTACACCCGGGGCGACCTGGTCTCCCGGGCCCACCGGGAGGGGGAGGTGCTGGTCGAGGAGCACACCGGCGACGGCACCCTGCTGACCGCGCGGGTGCTGCCGGACCTCGCCGCCGAGTTCGAACGCTTTGCGGTGGCCGCCCAGACCGGCTGA